A genomic region of Alligator mississippiensis isolate rAllMis1 chromosome 6, rAllMis1, whole genome shotgun sequence contains the following coding sequences:
- the RHBDL2 gene encoding rhomboid-related protein 2 encodes MEMERMNPGPGDEEDQKEEKDERNCRACINCDRIHKTISKWMLPETARATYLERANCIPPPLFIISVSIAELAIFIYYAVWMPQKQWITLDEGICNSPFIYKPKKREEAWRFISYMLVHAGVEHILGNLVLQLILGIPLEMVHKGHRVGLVYLAGVIGGSLASSVFDPMQALVGASGGVYALIGGYFMNILVNFREMIPLFGVFRLVFIMSIVGTDVGFALYRRFIAPVNGPQVSFVAHVAGGLAGMSIGYVIFSCFDKSFIKDPRFWISIVAYLVCVVAAVLFNIFLSPAN; translated from the exons ATGGAGATGGAGAGGATGAACCCAGGTCCTGGAGACGAGGAAgaccaaaaggaagaaaaagatgaaagaaaCTGTCGAGCCTGTATTAATTGTGATAGAATCCATAAAACCATTTCCAAATGGATGCTTCCGGAGACTGCCAGAGCAACCTACTTGGAAAGAGCAAACTGTATCCCTCCTCCCTTGTTCATCATCTCCGTTAGCATTGCAGAG CTGGCTATTTTCATTTATTATGCTGTTTGGATGCCTCAGAAACAATGGATCACTCTGGATGAAGGGATCTGCAACAGTCCTTTTATTTATAAACCTAAGAAAAGGGAAGAAGCTTGGAGATTCATTTCTTATATGCTGGTGCATGCAGG tgttgaacacatTTTAGGAAATCTTGTCCTGCAACTTATTTTGGGGATCCCATTGGAAATGGTTCACAAAGGGCATCGTGTTGGGCTGGTTTATCTTGCTGGAGTGATTGGAG GTTCCTTGGCCAGCTCAGTCTTTGATCCCATGCAGGCTCTGGTGGGGGCTTCAGGAGGAGTCTACGCCCTGATTGGAGGCTACTTTATGAACATATTAGTG aacttcagagaaatgaTTCCTTTGTTTGGTGTCTTCAGATTGGTCTTCATCATGTCTATAG ttGGAACAGATGTTGGATTTGCTCTCTACAGAAGATTTATAGCCCCTGTGAATGGACCACAA gtgtCCTTTGTGGCTCACGTTGCAGGTGGCCTGGCTGGGATGTCCATAGGTTACGTCATTTTCAGCTGCTTTGATAAGAGCTTTATAAAAGATCCGCGATTTTGGATTTCTATTGTTGCTTATTTGGTCTGTGTTGTGGCTGctgtattgtttaacatctttctTTCACCTGCAAACTAA
- the LOC102574263 gene encoding T-complex protein 1 subunit theta → MAAHVPLPPGLPQLLKEGTKHFPSQADSLVSNIAACKALVQCLASSYGPLGRSKLVIDHLGKTVCTARAGTVLGALVLENPAACLLAAACRAQEEELGDGTGAVALLAGALLARGETLLRAGVPVAAIRAGYERAGKEALRLLPSLVCHALPDPRDVPAVARALRVAVGTHAMGYQDFLATLVAQCCASVLPAAGTFDLNAVSICKVLGGGVGDSHVVPGVVLAAEAEGRVQRVEGARVAVYGCPFGLAAPAATNTALFQAAGDLQAYGPGEEALAEGRVRAVASAGAQVVVAGGHVDALLLHFADRMGIMVVTLGSRQALRQLCRALGAQLLGTPRPPLPAELGHCRSITVGEIGGTNTVAFHPSTATSPVATIILRGATKEALAAAKEAVRDGLRVFRALTEDPRLVPGAGATEMVLAMQLAALAPRDPGLEQFSLAAFAEALKVLPATLAENAGLPVATAMSQLETWHGQGVARAGLRLEGGDEGEEAWVQDATQAGVLDAYVVKHRALELGTQVAVTLLGVDEIFMAKKSGGPRVLGDNPNWDVEPDALE, encoded by the coding sequence ATGGCTGCCCACGTGCCCCTGCCCCCCGGACTGCCTCAACTCCTCAAGGAGGGCACAAAGCACTTCCCCAGCCAAGCGGACTCGCTGGTCAGCAACATTGCAGCTTGCAAGGCCTTGGTGCAGTGCCTGGCCTCATCCTACGGGCCCCTGGGCAGGAGCAAGCTGGTGATTGACCACCTAGGCAAGACCGTCTGCACAGCCCGGGCAGGCACGGTGCTGGGGGCGCTGGTGCTGGAGAACCCCGCGGCCTgcttgctggctgctgcctgccgggcacaggaggaggagctgggggacGGCACGGGCGCTGTGGCCCTGCTGGCGGGGGCCCTGCTGGCCCGTGGCGAGACCCTCCTGCGGGCAGGCGTGCCTGTCGCTGCCATCCGCGCCGGCTACGAGCGAGCGGGCAAGGAAGCCCTgcgcctgctgcccagcctggtgtGCCACGCCCTGCCGGACCCCCGTGACGTGCCCGCCGTGGCCCGTGCCCTGCGGGTGGCCGTGGGCACCCACGCAATGGGCTACCAGGACTTCCTTGCCACGCTGGTGGCCCAATGCTGTGCCTCGGTCCTGCCAGCAGCGGGCACCTTCGACCTGAATGCCGTGAGCATCTGCAAGGTGCTCGGGGGTGGCGTGGGCGATTCCCACGTGGTGCCCGGTGTGGTCCTCGCGGCTGAAGCCGAGGGCCGCGTGCAGCGTGTGGAAGGCGCCCGAGTGGCCGTGTATGGCTGCCCCTTCGGTCTGGCCGCCCCGGCGGCTACAAACACGGCACTGTTCCAGGCAGCGGGGGACCTGCAGGCGTACGGGCCAGGCGAGGAGGCGCTGGCTGAGGGGCGGGTGCGGGCCGTGGCTTcggcaggggctcaggtggtggtGGCCGGAGGGCACGTTGACGCCTTACTGCTGCACTTTGCTGACCGCATGGGCATCATGGTGGTGACCCTGGGCTCCCGCCAAGCACTGAGACAgctgtgccgtgccctgggcgcCCAACTGCTGGGCACCCCACGCCCGCCActgcctgctgagctggggcactGCCGCTCCATCACTGTGGGTGAGATCGGGGGCACCAACACCGTTGCGTTCCACCCTAGCACGGCCACGAGCCCCGTGGCCACCATCATCCTCCGTGGGGCCACCAAGGAGGCTTTAGCGGCTGCCAAGGAGGCTGTGAGGGACGGGCTGAGGGTCTTCCGGGCTCTGACAGAAGACCCCCGCTTGGTGCCGGGCGCAGGGGCCACCGAAATGGTGCTAGCAATGCAGCTGGCTGCCCTGGCCCCCCGTGACCCTGGCTTGGAGCAGTTCAGCCTAGCAGCCTTTGCTGAGGCCCTCAAAGTGCTGCCAGCCACGCTGGCTGAGAACGCAGGGCTGCCCGTGGCCACGGCCATGTCCCAGCTGGAGACGTGGCACGGGCAGGGGGTGGCCAGGGCTGGCCTGCGGTTGGAGGGTGGGGACGAGGGGGAGGAGGCCTGGGTGCAGGATGCGACTCAGGCTGGGGTGCTGGATGCCTACGTGGTAAAGCACCGGGCACTGGAGCTGGGCACCCAGGTGGCCGTCACCCTGCTGGGTGTGGACGAGATCTTCATGGCCAAGAAGAGTGGGGGGCCTCGTGTCCTTGGGGACAACCCCAACTGGGACGTGGAGCCCGACGCTCTCGAGTGA